Proteins encoded in a region of the Acidimicrobiales bacterium genome:
- the pabB gene encoding aminodeoxychorismate synthase component I, with translation MIRVERALVRHASPQGRRWLSFVDPVRQFLANDLDEVGPVLDAAEAAAHEGCWVAGFVSYDAGPAFDSAIRSHRDPGVPLVALAAFADAKPSRGPAGRVFTTGEWTASNTQDRFESSVRSIRERIAAGDTYQVNYTMRLHARFEGDPEGLFAALCRAQRADHLAFIDLGDAAVCSASPELFVRRSGRMVETRPMKGTRPRHPDPTVDRDLADELVASEKDRAENTMIVDMARNDLGRIADVGSVDTTALHTVESYPTVHQLTSTVTATTDASLRELFAATFPGASITGAPKVATSKIITELESEPRGIYTGAVGVIEPGGDAEFNIAIRTAWVDRRRDRAVYGVGGGIVWDSDETAEWNEAHDKARVLHRATRPFRLLETLGWDPGAGPILLDRHLQRLAASAAHFGFDCDIDEVNRRLGAVRADTARRIRVLLSPDGALEVQVLDPPPARHEPWVLTLDSEPVRSDDEFLRHKTTRRDRYEAATARARKADDVVLWNERGEVTETTVANLVVELGGEAVTPPESSGLLPGTFRAELLANGRIREAVVTIDDLARAEAIWAINSLRGWIPATLRVASSSAGAELAGPEAKGGTGV, from the coding sequence ATGATCCGTGTCGAACGGGCGCTCGTCCGCCACGCCAGCCCACAGGGCCGCCGGTGGTTGTCCTTCGTCGACCCGGTCCGACAGTTCCTGGCGAACGATCTCGACGAGGTCGGGCCGGTCCTCGATGCCGCCGAGGCGGCCGCACACGAAGGCTGCTGGGTCGCGGGGTTCGTCAGCTATGACGCGGGCCCGGCGTTCGACTCGGCCATCCGGTCACATCGCGATCCCGGTGTGCCGCTGGTCGCGTTGGCCGCCTTTGCCGATGCGAAGCCTTCGCGCGGACCTGCCGGACGGGTTTTCACCACCGGCGAGTGGACCGCGTCGAACACCCAGGATCGATTCGAGTCGTCCGTGCGTTCCATCCGCGAACGCATCGCCGCCGGCGACACCTACCAGGTCAACTACACGATGCGCCTCCACGCTCGGTTCGAGGGCGACCCGGAAGGATTGTTCGCCGCACTGTGCCGTGCCCAGCGGGCCGATCACCTTGCCTTCATCGACCTCGGCGACGCCGCCGTGTGCTCGGCGTCGCCCGAACTCTTCGTCCGCCGTTCCGGACGCATGGTCGAGACGCGCCCGATGAAGGGCACCCGGCCGCGCCACCCCGACCCGACCGTCGATCGTGACCTGGCCGACGAGCTGGTCGCGAGCGAGAAGGACCGGGCCGAGAACACGATGATCGTCGACATGGCCCGCAACGACCTCGGCCGCATCGCCGACGTCGGCTCTGTCGACACCACTGCGCTCCACACGGTGGAGAGCTATCCGACCGTCCATCAACTCACCTCCACGGTGACCGCCACCACCGATGCATCGCTGCGGGAACTGTTCGCCGCCACCTTCCCCGGTGCCTCGATCACCGGCGCGCCGAAGGTCGCCACGTCGAAGATCATCACCGAACTGGAATCCGAACCACGCGGCATCTACACCGGCGCGGTCGGCGTGATCGAGCCCGGGGGCGACGCCGAGTTCAACATCGCGATCCGCACGGCATGGGTCGACCGCCGCCGGGACCGGGCCGTCTACGGCGTGGGCGGGGGCATCGTGTGGGACAGCGACGAGACCGCCGAGTGGAACGAGGCGCACGACAAGGCTCGCGTCCTCCATCGGGCCACCCGCCCGTTCCGGCTGCTCGAGACACTCGGGTGGGACCCGGGGGCCGGCCCGATCCTCCTCGACCGCCACCTCCAGCGCCTGGCCGCATCGGCCGCCCACTTCGGCTTCGACTGCGACATCGACGAGGTCAACCGTCGCCTCGGCGCCGTGCGGGCCGACACGGCCCGCCGAATCCGGGTACTGCTCTCCCCCGACGGCGCGCTCGAGGTGCAGGTGCTCGACCCGCCACCGGCGCGGCACGAGCCCTGGGTGCTCACGCTCGACTCCGAGCCGGTGAGGAGCGACGACGAGTTCCTCCGCCACAAAACCACCCGCCGAGACCGCTACGAGGCGGCAACCGCTCGGGCCCGCAAAGCCGACGATGTCGTGCTCTGGAACGAGCGAGGCGAGGTGACCGAGACGACCGTCGCCAACCTCGTGGTGGAGCTCGGCGGCGAGGCCGTGACTCCACCCGAGTCGAGCGGACTCCTACCGGGCACATTCCGCGCCGAACTCCTCGCCAACGGCCGCATCCGTGAAGCCGTGGTCACCATCGACGATCTCGCCCGGGCCGAGGCCATCTGGGCCATCAACTCCCTCCGCGGCTGGATTCCGGCCACGCTTCGCGTTGCGTCGAGTTCGGCTGGCGCCGAACTCGCCGGCCCTGAAGCCAAAGGTGGGACGGGGGTCTGA
- a CDS encoding EamA family transporter — MVLALGVYFSLAIGTSDFLGGYLARRVDSFTAVVTFLCVGTLTAASMMTFVPSELLWRDVGFGALGGLTVGFALVLLYHGMTVASASVVSPVTGVLTATIPVGWSIATGESLTGFVVVGIVVALVGLTATTFSPELGDRAIAGVGWGLASGTCFGVSLTFIGQADAESGMWTTVAQRAVALLVLAMIALGRSVPLLVPRSLARVGIVGGILAGSGVGAFVAGAQRGSLSEITVTASMFPAVTVVLAALFEQHPLRWWQLGGLVTVVTGVVLIGVG, encoded by the coding sequence GTGGTCTTGGCGCTGGGGGTCTACTTCTCGCTCGCGATCGGAACCAGCGACTTCCTCGGGGGGTATCTGGCCCGACGCGTCGATTCCTTCACCGCCGTCGTCACGTTCCTCTGTGTCGGCACCCTGACCGCCGCGTCCATGATGACTTTCGTGCCGAGCGAACTGCTGTGGCGTGACGTCGGCTTCGGCGCCCTGGGCGGACTCACGGTCGGCTTCGCGTTGGTGCTGCTCTATCACGGGATGACAGTGGCATCGGCCTCCGTCGTCTCACCCGTCACCGGCGTACTGACCGCAACCATCCCGGTCGGCTGGAGCATCGCCACGGGCGAGTCCCTCACCGGGTTCGTCGTGGTGGGAATCGTGGTGGCGCTCGTGGGGCTCACCGCGACGACGTTCTCGCCGGAGCTCGGTGACCGCGCGATCGCCGGCGTCGGGTGGGGCCTGGCGTCCGGTACCTGCTTCGGTGTGTCGCTGACGTTCATCGGTCAGGCCGATGCCGAGAGCGGGATGTGGACGACCGTCGCGCAGCGAGCGGTGGCGCTCCTCGTGCTGGCGATGATCGCTCTCGGCCGCAGCGTGCCGCTGTTGGTGCCGCGTTCGCTGGCTCGTGTCGGGATCGTGGGTGGCATCCTCGCCGGGTCGGGGGTCGGTGCCTTCGTCGCCGGCGCACAGCGGGGATCGCTCAGCGAGATCACGGTGACGGCCTCGATGTTCCCGGCGGTGACCGTGGTGCTCGCGGCGCTCTTCGAGCAGCACCCGTTGCGCTGGTGGCAGCTCGGCGGACTGGTCACGGTGGTGACCGGCGTGGTCCTCATCGGCGTCGGCTGA
- a CDS encoding MFS transporter yields MSNTEDDTALEGGPYVEGNPTAAARGLLVGIALLMAGNGLQGSLIGVRSESEGFSLGAIGVVMAMYFAGFLVGSRSAELLLAKVGHIRVFSALASTASGAVLVHAVFISPVSWGLMRFATGMCMAGLYVVAESWLNDIATNANRGRLLSAYMMASMGGLTIGQLLLEVADPDGFELFVLTSVLVSSSVLPVTLSASSAPPMGIPEPLSFRELLRQVPTGVISSFWVGTSAGVLLGLSAVYAAVADVPDSRISLFLAAPLVGSLVFQFPIGWISDRISRRTVMWWVAASASALSAALALLPAGSWAAIVMMVMLGGVIFPLYSLTIAFTADWLPQSQLTSASAALVRVNGVGAVFGPLIAAPLMAAGSPRMFFWMMAVTHGVIVVYIAWRVLFRDALPVERQGPFIAYPARASAVAANLIGRRRPPGAD; encoded by the coding sequence GTGAGCAACACCGAGGACGACACCGCGCTCGAGGGGGGACCCTACGTCGAGGGGAATCCGACCGCCGCTGCGCGCGGCCTGCTGGTCGGTATCGCGCTGCTCATGGCGGGCAACGGCCTGCAGGGTTCGCTCATCGGTGTCCGTAGTGAGTCCGAAGGCTTCTCCCTCGGCGCGATCGGTGTGGTGATGGCGATGTACTTCGCCGGCTTCCTCGTCGGGAGTCGTTCGGCCGAGCTTCTGCTGGCGAAGGTCGGTCACATCCGGGTGTTCTCGGCTCTCGCGTCGACGGCGTCGGGGGCGGTGTTGGTGCACGCCGTTTTCATCTCGCCGGTCTCCTGGGGGCTGATGCGCTTCGCCACCGGCATGTGCATGGCGGGTCTCTACGTGGTCGCCGAGTCATGGCTCAACGACATCGCCACGAACGCCAACCGGGGTCGCCTGCTCTCGGCCTACATGATGGCCTCGATGGGTGGTCTCACCATCGGCCAGCTCCTCCTCGAGGTGGCCGACCCCGACGGGTTCGAGCTGTTCGTGCTCACCTCGGTGCTGGTGTCGTCGTCGGTGCTGCCGGTCACGCTGTCGGCCTCGAGCGCACCGCCGATGGGGATTCCCGAGCCGCTGTCCTTTCGAGAGTTGTTGCGTCAAGTGCCCACCGGGGTGATCAGTTCGTTCTGGGTCGGGACCTCGGCGGGCGTGTTGCTGGGCCTCAGCGCGGTCTATGCGGCCGTGGCCGACGTGCCCGATTCACGGATCTCGCTCTTCCTCGCCGCCCCGCTGGTCGGGTCGCTGGTGTTCCAGTTCCCGATCGGTTGGATCTCGGACCGCATCTCGCGACGCACGGTGATGTGGTGGGTGGCGGCCTCGGCCTCGGCCCTTTCGGCGGCGCTCGCCCTGCTGCCGGCCGGGAGCTGGGCAGCCATCGTCATGATGGTCATGCTCGGCGGCGTGATCTTCCCGCTCTACTCGCTGACGATCGCGTTCACCGCGGACTGGCTGCCGCAGTCACAGCTCACCTCCGCCTCGGCCGCGCTGGTGCGGGTCAACGGCGTGGGTGCGGTCTTCGGGCCACTCATTGCTGCGCCGCTCATGGCCGCAGGCTCGCCGCGGATGTTCTTCTGGATGATGGCGGTCACCCACGGCGTGATCGTCGTCTACATCGCGTGGCGGGTGCTGTTCCGGGACGCGTTGCCGGTCGAGCGGCAGGGCCCGTTCATCGCGTATCCGGCTCGGGCGTCGGCGGTGGCCGCGAATCTCATCGGCCGACGGCGCCCGCCGGGAGCCGACTGA
- a CDS encoding MFS transporter has translation MTAPNDRARLQRRTLLTLIASVGPAGMGMAGGFAATTLAAKEIVENESLATLAATMISIGAALVAVPLARFMGRRGRRPGLRIGWTIAGIGALLAVIAVETTAYPLLVLGTLGIGAGNGTNLAARYAAADLADDDRRARSIGVLVWAASIGSILGPTVALGATEPFAEAFGLKALSGPYLMAMTVFALAALIVEIFLRPDPLLTATGGDGITAVRGPSLRQSFAHIATNRVAVIAVGAMAVGQAVMVAVMTVTPLHMEDGAHQKRIIGLVISLHIVGMYLFAPVVGWLVDHLPSSLIVGTAGITLFLGGELASHTDAEDRLGVFTGLFLIGLGWSFAMISGSSLLTGAFAVAERAAVQGAADFTMTASGAAAGLASGVVVEAFSYHALSHWAGVAALTLVAAALYPTVTRVRTPSAV, from the coding sequence GTGACCGCGCCGAACGACCGGGCCCGCCTCCAGCGACGCACCCTGCTCACCCTGATCGCGTCGGTGGGACCGGCGGGTATGGGAATGGCGGGCGGCTTCGCGGCCACCACACTCGCGGCGAAGGAGATCGTGGAGAACGAGAGTCTGGCGACGCTCGCAGCCACGATGATCAGCATCGGCGCCGCGCTCGTCGCCGTGCCCCTGGCCCGCTTCATGGGTCGTCGAGGTCGTCGCCCGGGCCTGCGGATCGGCTGGACCATCGCCGGCATCGGGGCGTTGCTCGCCGTGATCGCAGTGGAGACCACGGCCTATCCGCTCCTCGTGCTGGGCACCCTCGGCATCGGCGCCGGCAACGGCACGAACCTCGCCGCTCGCTACGCCGCCGCCGACCTCGCCGATGACGACCGTCGCGCCCGTTCGATCGGCGTGCTCGTCTGGGCCGCCTCCATCGGCTCGATCCTCGGCCCCACGGTGGCCCTCGGCGCCACCGAGCCGTTCGCCGAGGCATTCGGCCTGAAGGCACTGTCCGGGCCGTACCTGATGGCCATGACGGTCTTTGCTCTCGCCGCGCTGATCGTCGAGATTTTCCTTCGCCCCGATCCGTTGTTGACCGCGACCGGCGGCGATGGCATCACGGCCGTGCGCGGGCCATCGCTGCGGCAATCGTTCGCCCACATCGCCACCAACCGCGTCGCGGTGATCGCGGTCGGCGCAATGGCCGTGGGCCAGGCCGTGATGGTGGCCGTGATGACAGTCACCCCGCTCCACATGGAGGACGGCGCCCACCAGAAGCGGATCATCGGCCTCGTGATCTCGTTGCACATCGTCGGCATGTATCTGTTCGCGCCGGTCGTCGGCTGGCTGGTCGATCATCTCCCGAGCAGCCTCATCGTGGGCACGGCCGGGATCACGCTCTTCCTCGGTGGCGAGCTGGCATCGCACACCGATGCCGAAGATCGTCTCGGCGTGTTCACCGGGCTCTTCCTGATCGGACTCGGCTGGTCGTTCGCCATGATCTCGGGCAGCTCGCTGCTGACCGGCGCCTTCGCTGTCGCCGAACGGGCTGCGGTGCAGGGCGCCGCCGACTTCACGATGACCGCCTCCGGTGCCGCGGCCGGGCTCGCGTCGGGCGTGGTCGTCGAGGCGTTCAGCTACCACGCGCTCAGCCACTGGGCCGGCGTGGCCGCCCTGACGCTGGTGGCGGCCGCGCTCTATCCGACGGTCACCCGCGTCCGCACGCCCTCGGCGGTCTGA
- the alr gene encoding alanine racemase, with amino-acid sequence MPLTRPRLTIRLDAVADNYRHLVDVAAGAAVGAAVKADAYGLGLVPVVSRLWDVGCREFFVASVEEGIALRAALPDAVVNVFNGAMPGTEGDLIAHRLVPLVISGDQLAGWRTASAAHGTALPVGLHVDTGINRTGLTPVEVDAVAADPSALDGLELRHVLSHLASADDPESPQSEEQLARFREVRRRFPGGVASLANSAGTFRDPSFHLDLVRPGVALYGGWPIAGRPSPLRQTVVLEAPVMQLRDVGVGDRVGYGATYEVTKPERHAVVPVGYADGFHRAASNRAIAHVAGVAAPIVGRVSMDLIVVDVTGLPVEPGDAVELIGDHCPIDEVATAAGTISYELLTSLGPRYERLYTG; translated from the coding sequence GTGCCGCTGACCCGCCCCCGGCTGACGATTCGCCTCGATGCGGTCGCCGACAACTATCGCCACCTCGTGGACGTGGCCGCCGGTGCCGCCGTGGGGGCGGCGGTGAAGGCCGATGCGTACGGGCTCGGCCTGGTGCCGGTGGTCAGCCGACTGTGGGACGTGGGCTGCCGGGAGTTCTTCGTCGCCAGTGTCGAGGAGGGCATCGCGCTGCGGGCCGCGCTTCCGGACGCGGTCGTGAATGTCTTCAACGGTGCGATGCCGGGAACCGAGGGCGACTTGATCGCGCATCGGCTCGTCCCGCTGGTGATCAGTGGCGACCAGCTCGCCGGCTGGCGCACGGCCAGCGCCGCACACGGCACCGCGCTGCCCGTCGGGCTCCATGTGGACACCGGCATCAACCGCACCGGCCTCACGCCGGTCGAGGTCGACGCCGTCGCCGCCGATCCGTCCGCGTTGGACGGCCTCGAGCTTCGCCACGTGCTCAGCCATCTCGCGAGCGCCGACGACCCGGAGAGTCCGCAGTCCGAGGAGCAGCTGGCGAGATTTCGCGAGGTCCGACGCCGATTTCCGGGTGGCGTGGCTTCGTTGGCGAACTCGGCCGGGACCTTCCGAGACCCGTCGTTCCACCTCGATCTGGTGCGGCCCGGTGTGGCGCTCTACGGCGGATGGCCGATCGCCGGTCGACCGAGTCCGCTCCGTCAGACAGTGGTGCTCGAGGCGCCGGTGATGCAGCTGCGCGACGTGGGCGTCGGCGACCGGGTGGGCTACGGGGCCACATACGAGGTGACGAAACCTGAGCGACACGCAGTGGTGCCGGTCGGTTACGCCGACGGCTTCCATCGTGCTGCGTCGAACCGGGCAATCGCCCACGTTGCCGGGGTCGCGGCGCCGATCGTAGGGCGGGTCTCGATGGATCTGATCGTGGTCGACGTGACCGGTCTGCCCGTCGAACCGGGTGACGCGGTGGAACTGATCGGTGACCACTGCCCGATCGACGAGGTGGCCACTGCCGCCGGCACGATCTCCTACGAGCTGCTCACGTCGCTCGGCCCTCGCTACGAGCGCCTGTACACCGGGTAG
- a CDS encoding glycine cleavage T C-terminal barrel domain-containing protein translates to MPLTRYARIEESPFLRRALEIADPTRAALSVANQTYHLLHYGDPVAEYWALVDGVTLWDVAHERQVEIAGPDAMAFMQSIVTRDLSSHEVGQAKYAFMTNAEGGIICDPVVLRLDEDRFWLGAADADVHLWCQALALAGPFDVTVRVPDVAPVQIQGPHAAAVMEDIFGDELPDLGYYRLARRHRDDLDLVIARTGWGGTDGFEVYVLDARAEDNARAERWWDTVMRAGERHDIVAAAPNHVRRIEAGMLSLGCDIDAATTPLEVGSGFGWMVDLDQPDDFIGKAALTIQRTAGPRTQIVGVDLDGPDLGTFTDGDMPRVLPALRNGIEVGTLTSACHSPRLRRNIGFLRVAAGEVGPGDRFSVPHPTHRCLTATVTRKPHLK, encoded by the coding sequence TTGCCTCTGACCCGATACGCCCGCATAGAGGAATCCCCGTTCTTGCGACGTGCCCTGGAGATCGCCGACCCGACGCGAGCTGCGCTCAGCGTGGCCAACCAGACGTACCACCTGCTGCACTACGGCGACCCCGTGGCCGAGTACTGGGCCCTCGTCGACGGGGTCACGCTCTGGGACGTCGCCCACGAACGTCAGGTCGAGATCGCCGGTCCCGACGCGATGGCGTTCATGCAGTCGATCGTCACTCGTGATCTCTCCAGCCACGAGGTCGGCCAGGCCAAGTACGCGTTCATGACCAACGCCGAGGGCGGCATCATCTGCGATCCCGTGGTGCTGCGGCTCGACGAGGATCGTTTCTGGCTCGGGGCCGCCGATGCCGACGTTCATCTCTGGTGCCAGGCACTCGCCCTGGCCGGGCCCTTCGACGTGACGGTGCGTGTCCCCGACGTCGCACCGGTGCAGATCCAGGGCCCGCACGCTGCGGCCGTGATGGAGGACATCTTCGGCGACGAGCTCCCCGACCTCGGCTACTACCGACTGGCTCGGCGGCATCGCGACGACCTCGATCTGGTGATCGCCCGCACCGGGTGGGGTGGCACCGACGGCTTCGAGGTCTACGTTCTCGACGCACGAGCCGAGGACAACGCACGGGCCGAGCGATGGTGGGACACGGTGATGCGGGCCGGCGAGCGTCACGACATCGTCGCCGCGGCCCCGAACCATGTCCGACGGATCGAGGCGGGAATGCTCTCGTTGGGCTGTGACATCGACGCTGCCACCACGCCGCTCGAGGTCGGCAGCGGCTTCGGCTGGATGGTGGATCTCGATCAGCCCGACGACTTCATCGGGAAGGCCGCGCTGACCATCCAGCGGACCGCGGGACCGCGAACGCAGATCGTGGGCGTCGATCTCGACGGTCCGGACCTCGGCACGTTCACCGACGGGGACATGCCACGTGTGCTTCCGGCACTGCGGAACGGCATCGAGGTCGGTACGCTCACGTCGGCCTGTCACTCACCGCGACTGCGTCGCAACATCGGGTTCCTACGAGTCGCCGCCGGCGAGGTCGGGCCCGGCGACCGGTTCTCGGTTCCCCATCCCACCCACCGCTGTTTGACTGCCACGGTGACACGGAAGCCGCATCTGAAGTGA
- a CDS encoding DMT family transporter, producing the protein MTAVALSPRELRLGLGASSVAVAAWAAGNIMVTKVPMPGIQIAFWRILLGAVVYTAAVYVSGRRLTVRHVIRSAPTGAAIALEIAVFFVALKSTTVASATVIGSLVPLLLMGVAARRFGEQVTRFLVGVTVVCLLGVGLVMSGASSSNSWSLRGDLLSVVALVFFAAYFALGKEARTEVPALEFQACIWIVGVVVLFPVSLVDAGGVDVPSASNWVWLAALLAVPGTGHLLMNWSHARVRLSVSSMLTLAVPVLTTIGGVIFLDQSVGAVQVIGIAVVLGALSMVVRREAQLMRAVGD; encoded by the coding sequence ATGACGGCGGTTGCACTCTCACCACGGGAGCTCAGGCTCGGACTGGGCGCTTCGTCGGTGGCCGTCGCGGCCTGGGCCGCCGGCAACATCATGGTGACCAAGGTGCCGATGCCGGGTATCCAGATCGCGTTCTGGCGGATCCTGCTCGGCGCCGTGGTCTACACGGCGGCCGTGTACGTGAGCGGACGCCGTCTCACGGTGCGCCACGTGATCAGGTCTGCACCCACCGGGGCGGCCATCGCGCTGGAGATCGCCGTCTTCTTCGTGGCGCTCAAGTCCACGACCGTGGCCAGTGCCACCGTCATCGGCTCACTCGTGCCGCTGCTGCTGATGGGTGTGGCCGCCCGACGATTCGGCGAACAGGTCACCCGATTTCTGGTGGGAGTGACCGTGGTCTGCCTTCTCGGCGTGGGCCTCGTGATGTCGGGCGCGTCATCGTCGAACTCGTGGAGCCTGCGCGGCGACCTGCTCTCGGTCGTCGCCCTGGTGTTCTTCGCCGCCTATTTCGCGCTGGGCAAGGAGGCTCGCACCGAGGTGCCGGCGCTCGAGTTCCAGGCCTGCATCTGGATCGTGGGCGTGGTCGTGCTGTTCCCGGTCTCGCTGGTCGATGCCGGCGGTGTCGACGTGCCGAGCGCGTCGAACTGGGTGTGGCTGGCTGCGCTCCTCGCGGTGCCCGGCACCGGGCATCTGCTCATGAACTGGTCCCACGCGCGGGTGCGCCTGTCGGTGAGCTCCATGCTCACGCTCGCGGTTCCGGTGCTCACCACGATCGGTGGCGTCATCTTCCTCGATCAGTCCGTGGGTGCAGTCCAGGTGATCGGCATCGCGGTGGTACTCGGCGCGCTCTCTATGGTGGTTCGCCGTGAGGCGCAACTCATGCGGGCCGTGGGTGATTGA
- a CDS encoding VOC family protein, with protein MTEPTSPTIGLRHAVLWVSDPAASAAFYTEALGLVIAAEMGGAVFMTSPGSATDHDLGLFQAATVARPAARQIGLYHLSWEVSTLEELRSARERLRAMGAYVGENNHGVSRSVYAQDPDGLEFEVMWEVPVELLAEDEPANIPLDLDADDARFGATTPGRGAR; from the coding sequence ATGACCGAACCCACCTCTCCCACCATCGGGCTCCGCCACGCGGTGCTCTGGGTCAGCGACCCCGCCGCGTCGGCGGCCTTCTACACCGAGGCGCTGGGCCTCGTGATCGCCGCCGAGATGGGCGGCGCCGTTTTCATGACCTCGCCGGGAAGCGCCACCGACCACGACCTCGGGCTGTTCCAAGCCGCCACCGTCGCCCGCCCCGCAGCTCGCCAGATCGGCCTGTACCACCTGAGCTGGGAGGTGTCGACGCTCGAGGAACTGCGTTCTGCTCGCGAACGACTGCGGGCGATGGGCGCCTATGTCGGTGAGAACAATCACGGCGTCAGCCGCTCGGTCTACGCCCAGGATCCCGACGGGCTCGAGTTCGAGGTGATGTGGGAGGTGCCGGTCGAACTGCTGGCCGAGGACGAGCCGGCCAACATCCCCCTCGATCTCGATGCCGACGATGCCCGGTTCGGCGCCACGACCCCCGGGCGCGGGGCCCGCTGA
- the betA gene encoding choline dehydrogenase — protein MGNRYDYVIVGGGSAGCAMANRLSADPSVSVLVLEAGRRDWKFDVYIHMPAALSFGIGNRFYDWKYESEPEPHMNGRRIHHARGKVLGGSSSINGMIFQRGNPLDYERWATDAGMATWDYAHCLPYFKRMENCLAPDDGPDHRGDDGPLILERGPATNPLFEAFLDATVEAGHPRTSDVNGHRQEGFNAFDRNVHRGRRLSAARAYLHPALPRPNLDLVTGAMVDKVRFTGTRATGVGYRRRGRTRVVEAGEVILCGGAINTPQVMQLSGVGPAELLERHGIPVVADVAGVGRNLQDHLEVYVQYACTQPVSLQPNLAFWRRPWIGLQWLFRRGPGASNHFEAGGFIRSNDDVDYPNLMFHFLPIAIRYDGSTPEGGHGYQVHVGPMYADTRGSVEIKSRDPREKPALRFNYLSTENDRREWVEAVRHARRILGQPAMASFNGGEVSPGPGVETDEEILEWVRNDAETALHPSCTAKMGVGPDAVLDPTSMEVRGVDGLRVVDASAMPYVTNGNIYAPVMMLAEKAADLILGNTPLAPEPVAFHRHRL, from the coding sequence GTGGGGAATCGCTACGACTACGTGATCGTCGGCGGGGGCTCCGCCGGCTGTGCGATGGCGAACCGCCTGTCGGCCGACCCGTCGGTGTCGGTTCTCGTGCTCGAGGCGGGCCGCCGAGACTGGAAGTTCGACGTCTACATCCACATGCCCGCCGCGCTGTCGTTCGGTATCGGCAATCGGTTCTACGACTGGAAGTACGAATCCGAACCCGAGCCCCACATGAACGGACGGCGGATCCACCACGCCCGGGGCAAGGTGCTCGGCGGATCGTCGAGCATCAACGGAATGATCTTTCAGCGCGGCAACCCGCTCGACTACGAGCGCTGGGCCACCGACGCGGGCATGGCCACCTGGGACTACGCCCATTGCCTGCCCTACTTCAAGCGCATGGAGAACTGCCTCGCGCCCGATGACGGCCCGGATCATCGGGGCGACGACGGCCCGTTGATCCTCGAACGAGGGCCGGCGACCAATCCGCTCTTCGAGGCATTCCTCGACGCGACCGTCGAGGCGGGTCATCCCCGAACGAGCGATGTCAACGGCCATCGCCAGGAAGGGTTCAACGCGTTCGACCGCAACGTCCATCGGGGCCGGCGGCTGAGCGCGGCCCGCGCCTACCTCCACCCGGCACTCCCGCGACCGAATCTCGATCTCGTCACCGGGGCGATGGTCGACAAGGTGCGGTTCACCGGCACGCGGGCCACCGGCGTCGGGTACCGCCGCCGGGGTCGGACCCGGGTCGTCGAGGCCGGCGAGGTGATCCTCTGCGGGGGTGCGATCAACACGCCGCAGGTGATGCAGCTGTCGGGCGTCGGCCCGGCCGAGTTGCTCGAACGCCACGGGATTCCCGTGGTGGCCGATGTCGCCGGTGTGGGCCGGAACCTGCAGGACCATCTCGAGGTGTACGTGCAGTACGCCTGCACCCAGCCCGTCTCGCTGCAGCCGAACCTCGCCTTCTGGAGACGCCCCTGGATCGGGCTGCAGTGGCTGTTCCGACGAGGCCCCGGGGCATCGAACCACTTCGAGGCCGGTGGGTTCATCCGCAGCAATGACGACGTCGACTATCCGAACCTCATGTTCCATTTCCTGCCGATCGCCATTCGTTACGACGGGTCGACGCCGGAGGGCGGTCACGGCTATCAGGTCCATGTCGGCCCGATGTACGCCGACACCCGTGGTTCCGTCGAGATCAAGAGCCGTGATCCGCGTGAGAAGCCGGCCCTGCGGTTCAACTATCTGTCCACCGAGAACGATCGGCGCGAGTGGGTCGAGGCGGTACGTCACGCTCGTCGCATCCTCGGTCAACCGGCGATGGCGTCGTTCAACGGTGGTGAGGTGTCGCCGGGTCCCGGCGTCGAGACCGACGAAGAGATCCTCGAGTGGGTACGCAACGACGCCGAGACCGCCTTGCACCCCTCGTGCACGGCGAAGATGGGCGTGGGCCCCGACGCCGTGCTCGACCCGACATCGATGGAGGTCCGCGGCGTCGACGGCCTTCGCGTCGTCGACGCATCGGCGATGCCCTACGTCACCAACGGCAACATCTACGCCCCGGTGATGATGCTCGCCGAGAAGGCCGCCGACCTCATCCTCGGCAACACGCCGCTCGCCCCCGAACCCGTCGCCTTCCACCGTCACCGCCTCTGA